In Methylomonas sp. MK1, the genomic stretch TTGGCGGCGGTGCCATAGGAGAAAGCCGCCGATTTGAATAAGGATTCTAAGTCCGTGCTGCGCAGGCCCAGAAAGGCGGACAAGGAAATTTTCGGAAACAGTTCAGCGACAGCCGCGCCTTGCAGTGCAGTGGCGGCGGCCAGCTTGCGCTCGGCGATTTGCAAATCCGGCCGGTTGCGTAGCGTTGCTGCCGGTGAGGTCAACAGGTCTATGCCCGCTGACTGCGGTACCGCGCCCAACTCGCTTAACTCAAGCGCCAGAGTGCCGGGATGCGCGCCAATCAGCAGTTCCAGTTGCCGCAGCAAGCCGGTCAGTTTGGCTTGCAAGGCCGGAATTTGCGCCATCGTGGTTTCGGTCAGCGCGCGGGCGCGTACCACTTCATGGCGAGCAACCACGCCTTCGTTGAACAGTTTTTCGGTGAGTGACAGCGTGGCTTGCTGGGTGTGCAGATTAGAAGTGGTGATGCGTAGTTGGTTCTGGGTGCTGCGGTATTCGACGTAACCGCGGGCCAGCTCCGCGCTCAGTGTGACCAGCGTTTGCCGGTAGCCGGCGTTTGCACCATCAAGCTCGGCCAAAGCCGCTTCCAGACGCCGTTGTTGGCGGCCGAATAAGTCGATTTCCCATAGCGCGTCGAAACCCAGTTCGAACATGTTGTAGCGCAAACCGGGGGCCAGTGCCGGTAAGGGGTTTTCCTGGCGTTGGGCACCGGCCTTAATATTTACGGTGGGGAATAACTCTGCTTGCGTGCCGCGTCGTTCGGCTCGGGCCTGATCGATTCGGGTCAGGGCGATTTTTAGATCCAGATTGCCGGCCAAGGCTTTGGCCATCAACGCATTCAAGGGCACATCTTTAAAGCGCAGCCACCAGTTTTGCAAGGGCTTGGGGTCTGATGTTGTTATGGCCGGATTGTTGATTTCAGCCTGCCAACTAACCGGAACATCCGCTGTTGGTTCATGGTAATCCGGACCAACGGTGCAACCGCCAGCAGCGATCAAGATGATTATCCATGCCGGCTTATGCGGCATTGGGCTCTTGAAACCGATGAGCTAGACGCTGCCTGAATAACTCAGATTTAGTACGTTCCATGGCACGGTCCTGTATGAATCTTACCCAAGCAGCGTAATGGTTGAGGTAAGTCAGGTCTGTGCGTTAGCGTACTTAACTTGACCCATTTTTTGTTGAACCAATGTGTGGCAGATATGTTCGATAGCGTACAGACGATGGATTTTTTTAAGCCTAGAGTCTGGTATAGAGTTTGGCGCCGCCTTACAACGCTCTGCGGGGGTAATCGATTCCCTAGAGCGCGGATATATTTTTCACTAAGAGGTAAGTAGTCATGAACACGACAATTACAAACGAAAAACCCACCGAAGATTTCGCAGCGTTGAAAAAACTGACTGCAACAGTCTATCTATGCCAAGTATTAACCTTTGCCTTTGCCGGCTTACCGCTATTAGTCGGCGTAGCGATTAATTTTTTCTACCGCAACAATGTCAAAGGCACTTGGCTGGAATCGCATTTTAATTGGCAGATCAAAACCGTCTGGGTGACGTTGGCAGGCTTTGCCTTGTCCGGTCTGGTGTTGATGCTG encodes the following:
- a CDS encoding DUF4870 family protein, with translation MNTTITNEKPTEDFAALKKLTATVYLCQVLTFAFAGLPLLVGVAINFFYRNNVKGTWLESHFNWQIKTVWVTLAGFALSGLVLMLDIQLSLIVLLPTLLLLIYRIVIGWTNLTAEKSLQDLS
- a CDS encoding efflux transporter outer membrane subunit, with the translated sequence MPHKPAWIIILIAAGGCTVGPDYHEPTADVPVSWQAEINNPAITTSDPKPLQNWWLRFKDVPLNALMAKALAGNLDLKIALTRIDQARAERRGTQAELFPTVNIKAGAQRQENPLPALAPGLRYNMFELGFDALWEIDLFGRQQRRLEAALAELDGANAGYRQTLVTLSAELARGYVEYRSTQNQLRITTSNLHTQQATLSLTEKLFNEGVVARHEVVRARALTETTMAQIPALQAKLTGLLRQLELLIGAHPGTLALELSELGAVPQSAGIDLLTSPAATLRNRPDLQIAERKLAAATALQGAAVAELFPKISLSAFLGLRSTDLESLFKSAAFSYGTAANLLQPLLNFGRVRAGIDLADARQQEAFLTYEKTVLEALRETETVLSRYLNEEQRRQLLANSTLDSRESLRLSQLRYQEGVISFLDVLDSQRSLYAAEIELARSEADTSTHLIAVYKALGGGPDISTVQSQLSEDQ